Sequence from the Phalacrocorax carbo chromosome 8, bPhaCar2.1, whole genome shotgun sequence genome:
TGACCCCTTAGTGACATCTAAGGTTTGATGTGATGTCTACCCTAGAGGGGCAGAAAGGGCTTGACCTGGACTACAGGTCCCCCTGTAGTGATGCTCTGGCTTCACCAGGGAGTCAGGGCCAAGAGAACAAGCCTGACTGCCTGGTGCATTAAGACAATGAGATACAAACTACCACTGGGCTCTCTCAGCTAAGCCGCAGATTACAACACTCCTCTTGGATCTTCCCAACGTGCCAACATGttttctccctgcttccctTTCATCCTAGGGGAAATCTGCATCCCCAGAGCAGCAGCGCGGTCCAGCCTGGAGGAGGATTCAGGCTGTGAGATCCACGAAGATGGCGTTGGCAGTGGTCTGTCCAAAGATGAAGGCTCCAAGGGTGACCATGAACACCCCATAGCTGACCTGGGCCCACCAGCTGTGGATACAGAAGGACAGGGCATGTTCAGAGGGGACCTTCATGCCAACATCcacaggggaaggggggagaggggaattGCATATCAGTTACCTGATTGCTCTGGTTTCTTGGATCTCAGAGAGCTTGGCTTGAATCAGGCAGAGTCCTGAAAGGGATAGGAGGCAAATTCAACACAGATGAGGACTGAGCAGACACCCTACAAGCCATGTAGCTGCACTCCCCACTATGGCACAGAGAGTCCAGTGAAAATAGTTGGGCTGCTGACAAGACTCACACCACACATTCGTCCTTCTCTAAAGGCCTCCTGGTTCctgcctccccatcccaccctctCTCTCTTTGAGACACAAGGCTGAAAGACCTCCATTGGCCCCTGGGCATCCTGGGACACCCTACCTGGGAAGACAAAGATGAAGCAGGCGGCCAAGCCCCCAATGACAGAGATGACTTTGCCGATGTCAGGGATGAAGAGAGCCAGGAGGAGGGTCAGGAGGAACCAGCTGATGGTCTGAAGCAGGCGCCTCCTCCGCTCCCGAACCACGTCTTCCTCCACTGTCACCCCAGTGTAGCGGAGCCAGAGACCCTCCAAGACAGCCCTGTGGGCAAcaacccagggcaggggagtTTCCCCacactgcccctcctgcccacaccagtccctgcctcctcccagtgCTCACCGGCCGCAGAAGTGCAGGATGGGGTAGGACGTCAGCACACAGAGGATGATGAAGGCCCGGGCAAGGGCAACAGGTATGTCATTGGAGGGGTAGGACAGCAAAATGTCCTGCTCCACACCAGCTCCAAAGGTCAGGAAACCACAGACACCTGCCGGGAAGGGAGCAGTCAGCGGGGGATGGGGACAAGCCTCCGGCACATGTGTTTGAGGGACCAGAGTTGGATAGATGTGGCACAGGGCATGTTCCAGGGGGAGTTAGGTGGACTCCACTCCCTTCCTGCTCTGTCCCTCTGCTGACCAGAGAGCCCCTGCCCTCCAGAAGTTCACAGCCCCTCTGAAGACCATGCCAGACTCACATGGTATCCCCTCACTCACCAGTGCCCATGTAGACGAAGAGAGCAATCACCATGGCCGTTGTCACCACCATCCCCCAGGTCTTCACCTCTGGCTGCTTCATGCTGTTAAAGACGGGCACACTGCTCACATGGCACTGCCGGGACATGGAGAGAGAGTGGGGACACGCGATGGGTTGAGCCTGAGCACACAGGAAGCTGCACAGGATCCCACATGTGATAACCCCAGGTTTGTCATGATACCGTGATCCCCCCGGTTTGttgctggagaagaaaagtggGGGACAGGCTGCCCTGGCCTTCTCAGCTGGAGTAAAATTAATACATCTCCATCCAGGGGTGGTGAGATGTTAAACTGGCTTAAGCCCCCTTGCAAAGCCATGCAGTGAGCACATGGGGAGCGTTTTTAGCTGATCACCCAGGGGAGCATCCCTGGACCATGCTTGTCCTCCACCCAGACGGCTGCGTAGTGAGAAGGGTAGCGCTGAGCTTGTGGACTTACCTGGAACCCAAAGCAGATGGTGGGCATGGCATTGAAGACGGCCATCCAGGTGGAGGGACTGGTGGGAGAGAAACACCAACCAGTCAGACCAGGCCTCCTATGCCCCCCACCTAGCGCCCTGGGGGAGGATGAGCTGGGGGTGCTCAGCAGTCTGCTCATGCCTCTGCTGACCTGCACCCTCTGTGTTACTGTGTCCCCCCACACAGGATGATGAGTTTGTGTAGAGTAAGCTTTTTCTGGAACCTGGCACTCCCTGAAGACCAGAGCCTTTCACCGAGACAGAACCAGCCAAAATTGAGCATTTACAAAAATAGAAGTGTCAGTAAAAAATAAGAGTCTGCTTGGGCAGTGCCAAACAACAATCTAAATTTTGCTCTGCCCTAAAATTCCCACTGCCTGTGCTGGGTGCATAAACTTCCCaaaaccggggggggggggggcggacaAGCCACAGAGGCTGTACTGGCCAAGGAAATAACCCAAATCATCCTAAAACAGACACAGCCCTGGTTGCTGGGTGAGCACAAGCACTGCATGGGGCACTCTAGGCCTGGCTGTACTGGAGCTAAAAGTCAATCACCTTTCCTCAGAACCTGTGATGGAGCTATGGGGACCTCCAAGAggtctttttcctctccttcaccacgtgcttctctgcagagaagcagccaCTTGGGAGCTTCTGGCAGCAATATGCAGCGCCCCCGGGCCCAAGGATGGGACTTGCGCAGATTTGTCCCCAGCCTTTGCAGCCCTCActcctgcacccctgcctgGCTCTGCAGTGCTACGATGGCCAGCATCATCACCAGGTCTCTCACGCTCACCTGGTGGGGATCTCCACAGGCATGAGCTCCTTGTCGGGCCAGATGTACTTGATGATAATGACTGCTGTGACATACCATGTGCCGACCACACTTAGGGAGCTGCAAGAAGGGACAGGAGATCCTCAGCGTGCTGCCTCCCCGTTCTGCAGAgggtctcctctcagcctctccaGCCCCATTTCCTCTGTGCACAGCCCAGGCCACCCCAATCCTTCCCATCAGGACCacccctgctctcccttcccacaGGAATATGCCAGGCACTGTCACCCACTGTCCCCAGAGCAGGTGCCAATGCAATCCTGCTGCACCTGGGGGCTGTCCCGTGCTGTTGAGAGTGGCACACCTGCCAGCGAGGAGATGGGCTAGGTTTTGGGCAGGAGAAAGAGGCGAGTGTTAAAGAAGTGGCACTCCTTGGTAGCCCtggtccagctccagcagccaggtgacaccaagatgCCTGATGGAGCAGGGCTGGCCTGCAGACCACCCAGCCTGGGGACCCTTACTGGCTCTCCTTTCTGCTGAATGGCCAACTCCAAAGATGGGACAATGCACTTGGAAGCAGCTCTCCCCGCTTCCTCCAGCAAGCAGAAGGGAGGGACACAAGCCCTGGAGTATGACACTGGCCACACAGTGCTCAGCAACTCCTCTGCTTCCCAGATGGGGAAACCAAGGCAAGGGAAGATGAAGGAGATGTCCAACCCCCACAGGGGCGAGCAAGCAGATATAGTGCTAGAACCATGGTGTTTCCACTCCCTGTCCCCTGGGACCATGCTTAGGTGGGTGCTGGCTGGCCCATGCCGCTCCCAGCCCCAGAGGGCTCTCCCTACCCACCTGGCATATTTTTGGAAGCCGATCTCCTTGGGGATGGAGAGGGGCAGGATGAGGAAGAAGGCAGTGATGCTAATGGTGAACTTGCGTTCCGTGTACCAGCGGCTGCTCCCAGCTTCCTCAGGCTCCATCACCAGAGCAGCAATGACTGTGGGGACAACCGGGGCGCTCAGGTTGTCCCCTTCCAGCCGAAGGACAGCAActggttattttttcccccataggACATACTTACTCTTATCCTCCTGGTCTCCAATGATGATGAGGAAAGCGATGCAGGTGCCAAAGGTGTAGACAGCAATAGCCACCTCACACAGCACGCCAGGCACCTTCCCGCAGACGGCCCACACAACCTCCTGGTAGGTCCGCTCGTTGCTGGCCTGCGAGCAGTATGCCAGGATGACCAAGCCTCCGATGATGAAGATCAGCATGCACTGGGGTGGGgaaagaggcagggagggggcactGAGGCAACACCATGACGAGGTTCCCAAAGCCACCTCAGGCAGCCACCCCTGTACACACAGAGCATCTCTGGGGTCCCTCACCCAACAGGGCTTCCTGCCAGGAGCCACATTCTTCCTGAGCCCCTTCTGGGGCTCCACACATCCCcgccatgtcccctcccagggTGGGACAACAGACTGTCCCTTCCCACCCTCTCACCATCTGCAGTGCAACGCCTGCGGCCACGCCACCGGCCATGCTGAAGGCGGCAGGGAAGTTGAGCAGCCCAGCCCCAAGGGCAGCGTTGACCACAATGAATACAGCTCCCAGAGCCGACATGGCCCCCGGACCATTTCCTTGGCTCTCTCCACTCTTTGGCACCGTCTCcacactggggctctgcaggaGCCTGGCGCGTTCCCCGGCATCAGTGCTCCACTCCCAATCCTTGTAGTCGCTGTTGATGCTCCCGGTGCCCTGAGCCATTGTGCCTCCTAGGGTGGCACACGCCACCGTCCACGTCCCACTAGCGCTCCTGCACCAGGCTCAGCTGGCCACCTTGAGGAGGGTCCGCTGCCAGCACTGGCTCCATCAGGCAGGGAGGGTAGCTAATGGGTGGGCTGGGACCACAGCAGCATGGGGGTCAGGCCCTTCACTGCTCCTAGAAGGGGATGAGGAAGGACACAGTCAGTGTTTAATTAAAGTATGGTAACAAAGGACAACCTGGGCATCAGACGGGGGCACAGAGAAAATTAGTTCCCTGGGTCTCAGCTTGGGGGTCACAGTGCACAGGTGTCTTCATGCCAGCAGAGATACAGCAGGAGAACTCACCTCTTGTCCTCCAATTCCAAGGTGAGGACACCACTGCCAGCGGCCGGTGGACTGAGCTCCGGCTGGCGAGCTGCAGCCTTACAGCAGGACCCGCCTTTCTGTGGGCACGAGACCCAGCATCACGGCTCGCTTCCTGATTTCCAACCCCAATTCCTGCAAGCTCTGCAAGAGCCACCACACACATGCTCCCGGGTAAAGGTCAGGGCTGGGCTCAACTAGAACAACCCGTACACACAGCAGAAACACCATGTCACCAGGAAAAGCAGGACCAGCCGCACTGTCAGCACAAGATGTCTCAGAAGCTTTTGGAGCTGAAGACCTGGTGTTTTCAGCACCACAGCCCTTGAGAACTGGACAGCCCAGATCTCATCCTGGTGCCTTGCCGAGCTGAAGGAGATCAATCCTCACAGCATGGCAGGGCTTTGCAGGAACCTACACAGCCAAGGGAAATCTCTTTTCAAgggaaatctctttttttttcctagataaCATCTCCAGGGGTTCTTCCTGACCAGACCACCCTTTGCTTCTATGTTATTTAAACCCCATGCTTGTGCTACAAGTCCTTTCAAAGgtttctggggaaggggaaaaaaccctcaggCCTGCACAGGGGAAGAATAAAGGCAGCCCTCTCCCACCCCGGGGGTAGGAGCGCAGAGGGGACAGGTCCCAGGCCCCCAGGCCGGTCGGTCTGCCGACACGCGTGGGTCCGCTTTGGCTGAAACCCCTGCCCAGATGAGGAAGGGGTCGATGACGCTTCCTCCCACGGCCGGAGGAGGATGCTGCAGGGTGCCCGGCTGTCCTTTCACCCCGCCCGGGCAACACCACCATGCCCGTAGCAACCAGAGACTGACAGCAAACGCTTCATCCGAGGGTGACTCGACAAGCCCCACGGACTCGCATGGgccccggcggtgccggggaagCAAGGCCCGGAGCTGACGACGGTCACCCCGCCTTAGCAAGGGGGAATACCCTCGGGGACGCGACGAGGCCCCCAGCCGGTCCTTGAGGCTCCCCGGGTCCCGCCCTGGCCCCCTCCCCGGTGCCCCGGCCCCACTCACCGGGCAGTGGGagcccgctcccggccccggcggcggcgcggcgccggcACCGCCCTGCCCGCTGCACGCCGGGGGTTGTAGTCcgccccctgcccgcccccatCTCGGCCGGGAAGCGACGCCCATCCCCGGGGAGGCAGCGGCGAGGGGCTCCCCGCCTCCGGGaaccccctccttccccatccccaccgCCCCGCCGCTGTAAGGCGGAGGGACCCGCCGGCAAGGACAGCGAGAGGGCAGCGCTGTGCTCCAGTTCTACTTTTATTGTAACAGAGAACGGGCAGCAGGCAGGCGTAACGCAAGGTAACAGGGCTCTCCGCAACCACGAGAGGCAGCTCCAGAGCCACGCAGAAGCGGCGACCACAGCACGAGAAGCCGCAGCGCCAAGGGCAGCACCCACGGTGGCCGCAGCGTGGCGGAAACCGGTTTATTGCACAAATGGGAGTAAGTAGCAGCTGGAGGCATCGGGCCATGTAAACAATCAACGCTGTTAAAAATGCAAACCGTCTTGTCTGGGAGCAAGTGGGAGGCTCCAGccttcctcagcctgtgctggcagctcctctgccaacaAGTGCAGTGACAGCATGCATGAAGCAGGCCTGTCCTGGCTCCCAGGAGTACACGGCTGCTCTGGGCAGGAATGAGGAACGAGGACTGCTCTGCTAAGTGTCCTGGTACGGCTGCAAAGGGTAAAGATGCCCGTGGAATGAGAAAGCTCACACAGACCCAGAGCTGACCCCTCCAGGGCCGCCCACAGAGGCAACTTTGCTTGCTGCAAGGAGAAACTCCGTCGTGCTCCAGGGTCTGGGTGCAAGGCAGACGGCCTTTGGGAActcccaccctccccagcaACACCTATGTTCAACACTGCAGGCTGCAATTTCAGCTCCACAACACTGACTCCCAACTGGCAGCCTCATCCCACATGCTCCAGTGCTCTTGGGGCATACAGGTGGGaacttccctctctctctgcatgGGATTCTCAGATTAGGGTTTCACTGGCCATGCAAGAACCCCTGTGCTGGCACTTGCCCAGCAGGGAATATTTGGTGCACGAAGGGATAGGATGTAGCTGTGCAACAACAGGAGAAAGTCCCCAGTGCACCACAGCCATACGCCCCTTTTGATTAAAAATCAGCATCCAGTGAGTCACTGGGCCTCTAGGACACTCAGTGAAAAGGACAAAATGGTTTTTTGAGTCATCATCTCTCAAACTTCCCTCAGGATCTTTCCCTCATGTTTTCTGGTGTCACCAGAAAATTGGTTGACAAGAGCAGTCACCCGCACCCCCACATGAGGGCAGGCATGGCAGGACCCACCTCATGGCTTTGGGACACACCACAAAGACTCTGTTTTGCAGggagggctgctgggggtggtAGAGGAATAGGGAGAGGCAGAGACCAACTGAGAGCAGGTTTTGGAGGAGGTTCTTATTGTGAGTGGGGGGCAAGAAATTGTTTCACCTCAGGGCACAGGAGTGAAGTCAGGAGAACCAGGCAAGTTTAGAGGGACACAGAGGTCCGCCCCACACACCAATGCCGCCATGATTTACACCTGAAAGGAGATTCCCAGATGGAAGGAGCAAACCCAACGATGGAACAGATTTTAGTAGTGGTAAGTCCTCAGAGCTGGTTGTCAGAGGGCAACTttggccctgcccagccccgggCTAGGAGGATGAAGGAGGACAgagcctgctggcagcagggtcAGGCTGAGGAGGTGGCAAGGGCACACCTGAGCAGCTCTCTCTCAGCCCACCCAGCTGAGCTCTGCCACTTGGGCCAGTGGCCAGCATCCTCACAAAATCTTCTCATGGAGAAACAAGTGTAGGGAAGCCTTTGATGCCTCCACCAGTAGGATGGCAGTGCTAAGCATTTACTTCCTCCAGTGCATATGGGTGCTGGGGCTGATGAAGAAAAGGACGGACAGCAGGGGAGAACAGCTGTGACGAGTGGGAGCCAGCAATAATATCCCAGCTCTACAACACAGCAGGGGTTTGACTAGGCTTCTACAACAACTCATCTACAAGATACATTCAGCAGCGGTGTCAAGTGCTGTGGTTGGAGGTATTCTGCTTGCTTCTCTTCCCTAGCTTTGACCAGTGGGGAAAAGGAGGCCACCAGCTCCAGGGCACACCTTTGTCTTTACTTTGTGACTTGATGGATGGCATGAGCCAGGTAACCTACATTGCCCGACGTAACTCCTGCCACAGAGATTCGTCCATCCTTTGTCATATAGATGGAGAACTCCTTGATCAGCCGCTCCACCTGGGATGAAAGAACAGAATTCAAACCATAGGCCAGCCTCTATTATCTTAGCAGAGCACAAGTTTGCCCAGCTTGCCAGAACTAAAAGCAAACTGGGAGCCTGCAAATATGGCATCCCACTACCTGcagagccagcagtgtgccctgtaAACCAAGAGACACTGCTCAGCTCTCAGGCAACACACAAACATTGCAGATGTTCAGCCAGGAGAGTCACTGCACCTGAGCTGACCTTTAAGGTCACCTCAGAGCAGCACCAAGTGACTGCTTCCTTGGCTAGATAAGCAAGCTACATCTGCTTTCAACCTCCACAAGCACAGCAGGGATCACAGCAAGACATGGGTCCGCACAATGCTCCAGTGCTACAAGCTTGATGAATGTTCCTCCTGGAGGAAGAACTGCCTGCAAGGGCACATTTTGGCACTTGCAGTCAAGATCTTACCAACAAGGACCACAAACAACACCTTGAGACCACAGCAGCTGCACTTACCTGCTCAGGCTTTAGCCCCGTGAAGCAGAACATGCCGATCTGGTCGGTGATGTGCTGCCAGTTGTGGGAGGATCCCTCTTTCTTGAGGTTGGACACCAGCTGAGTCCGCATGCTGATGATCCGGTTGGCCATGCCCTTCACCTCCGTCAGCCTGAGAAGCCAACCCAGGAACGGCTTAGAGCAGGGCTGGGATACACCAGTgctgctcccccttccccaacTACCAGAAATCAACTCACTCCACCTGGAAGGGCCTCATACCCCAAAAACACAGGGGATGCAGATGAGTAAGCACCAGAGAGCGTGAACCTGTAGCTCCAAATGGGGAGCTGCATCTTTCTCCTGGTACCTGAAGGTGACTGCTCTTTATTTATTCCATAGCTGTTGGACACTGCTACAATATCTCTCACTTCTGAACGCCGTGAATGAATAGGAGGCCTCATGGCAGCACTGCCCAAACCCAGGTAAAATAATATCTGCAGATTAACGAGGAGCGAGGGGGTACCTCCCAGCAGAGGCAGACATCCCAGCACAGCTAGGAGACGTCTCTGCTGGGCCCTGGATCAGGCATAAGTGTCAGCCTGCCACAGGATGACTGCTCCCAGCAAGGCAACAACACACAGCCAGCCCTTGTTCTGCCAGaccagctgctggcagggacTCAACACCAAGGGgccaggagagcagcacagGCTGACGCTGGGAAGCAGGCTTAGGGCATGAGGGTTACACTCCTGGGTCTTATTCCCAGGGGACTTAGGCTTCCACTTCCCCTGTGTGAGACACACTATGTGGCTACAATGCCTCAGCCAGTCTTTTCCACTCTTGGAcaggcagctcctccagccctcGATCCTAGGGGAGCTTTATCTCCTCCTTTACAGTGTTTTCTGCCTTGGTAACACACAGGAAACCTGTCTGTGTCAGGCTGGACCGACACCAGCTGATGCCAGGACACAAGTAGGGATTTCTCCAGAGGAAAGGGGCGGCACGTGGTTTGGACTGCACTCCTGAAGCTACGAGCTGCCCGtgacagcagcaggcagtaagGACAGCACAGGGCTGCCACAGAGACACCTCACATCTCGCTGTTGTGAGCATTAGAGGTTCCCTCTTACCACTCCTCCCGAAGGTCAGGGGTGTTCAGGATGATAGAGGCAATACGGGCTCCATTCAAGGGGGGGTTGGAGTACATGGGGCGGATGAGGATCTTCAGCTGTGATTCAACCCTCTTGGCTTCCTCTGCATCACTGCAGATCACCGTGAAGGCACCCGCACGCTCTCCTGAAAGAGGGGTGATCAGGTCCCAGCCTCTGCCCTTCAATacgcagggctggggcaggactTATCCAAATGCCACATAGCTTTAGTGGAGCCCGGTTCTCTTAGAAGGGTCTCCACCAGCTCCCAGTAGGTTATCTCCTGCACCCTGATCAGTACTGCAGAATGAatgcaggcagcagaaggaCACTGGCTGATAAATCCTGGAGGCTGCAGGGTCCCTCCAGCAGCTTGGATGAAACCATCTCCACACCACCTGCCCTACTCACCGTACAGTCCCATGTTTTTTGCATAGGACTGTGACAAGACGAGGTTGATGCCCTGCTCGATGAAATACCGCACAGCCCAGGCATCCCGGTTGATGTCCCCACTGGCAAAGCCCTGGTAGGCCATGTCGAAGTATACAAGGAGGTTCCGTTTCTGCCAGCAAAGAGGGGAGAGAGCGTCACAGGAGCTGAACACCCCTccagggagctgggcagcaggCTGAAATTAGCCATgcaggcagcaggctgctcaACTGCAACTGTGCTCCTCCAGAAGTAGAGCTATTCCCTTTCGTTTGCAACAGGGGAGGCAGCCCCAAAACCATAGCTACCTACCACACATCAAAACAGCAGGTCAAGACCCTCCTGGTGCATTTATGGAATATGTGGTCTGGCCCAGAAGGCAGAAGTGGATTCAGCAGTAATAAATTATTCCATTTCAGTGTCTCCTGTCCTATCACTCTgtgggtgacagagcactggaacaggccgTCCAGCGACATTGAGGAGTCTACTTCTCTGGATATATACAAAACACGTCTGGATACAGTCCTCtgcaccctgctctaggtgtccctgctcaagaaGTGGGGtaggacaagatgatctccagaggtcccttgtAACACCTAccattctgttattctgtgatcAGTTTCCAGGAAAACCACCTGGGAACCCTCTGGGCAAGTGCCAGCCCTTCCAGTGCCTCCAGACAGGTAACCCAGCTGCACTGCTCCTTCATCAGGAGACCTGCAGCCATCTGTATCCCCCAGAGACCACTTTGATACCTACCAATTCTTAGAATGTTACTAAGGCCAGGCATCCCAAAGTCAAATTTCACTAGCTACAGCttgggggagcagcagggaggaagagaaggatgaAGGAAGAACCTGCCCCTATTTGTTTCCAGCTGAAACTTGCGAGGAGACACTAGGAATGTGACAGATCTTCCAGCATTTTTAATACACCAGCACTGTCAGGCCCTCTCTAGCTATCACAGCTCACTCTTTCAAATCTGCTGCTCAGGTGTCCCTACACCAACTTGCTGGGAATGTGCCAGCAGAAAGTCTGACAGTCAGCTAGAAGCCTTCTGCATGCACTTGTCTGTCTCCTGTCTTCAGAACAGGAACATGACACCCATCCTGGCTTCAGGGAAGGGACCTTTAGCGCAGTGAAGACCAGATACCACCCATGAAAACCCAGAGATGTGGTTTTCTCAGGAACAGCATAGTACCCTGGGACACTCTACTGCTCACCTTCACCAAAGCTGCTATCTCCTTCCATTGCTCCTGCCGGGGATCCACCCCAGTGGGGTTGTGAGCACAAGCATGCAAGAGGATGATGCTCTTCTCTGGAATTTTCTAAGGAAGatgttaaaaagaataaattattaatgACATCTGAGCACTCTCTTCAGCAGCTGAGATAGGACTCTTGCCCTAGACAGTTTAGACAAGCTCTGTAAGGCTTCTAGTCTTCATTTGGTGCCTTCAGGCAGCATGTTCAACAAcggtcaga
This genomic interval carries:
- the SLC38A7 gene encoding sodium-coupled neutral amino acid transporter 7, with the protein product MAQGTGSINSDYKDWEWSTDAGERARLLQSPSVETVPKSGESQGNGPGAMSALGAVFIVVNAALGAGLLNFPAAFSMAGGVAAGVALQMCMLIFIIGGLVILAYCSQASNERTYQEVVWAVCGKVPGVLCEVAIAVYTFGTCIAFLIIIGDQEDKIIAALVMEPEEAGSSRWYTERKFTISITAFFLILPLSIPKEIGFQKYASSLSVVGTWYVTAVIIIKYIWPDKELMPVEIPTSPSTWMAVFNAMPTICFGFQCHVSSVPVFNSMKQPEVKTWGMVVTTAMVIALFVYMGTGVCGFLTFGAGVEQDILLSYPSNDIPVALARAFIILCVLTSYPILHFCGRAVLEGLWLRYTGVTVEEDVVRERRRRLLQTISWFLLTLLLALFIPDIGKVISVIGGLAACFIFVFPGLCLIQAKLSEIQETRAISWWAQVSYGVFMVTLGAFIFGQTTANAIFVDLTA
- the GOT2 gene encoding aspartate aminotransferase, mitochondrial, giving the protein MRGAAHARGGGVRYPLGSLVAVAMALLHTRRLFTAPLLASARASSWWSHVEMGPPDPILGVTEAFKRDTNSKKMNLGVGAYRDDNGKPYVLSCVRKAEAMIASKKMDKEYLPIAGLVDFTRASAELALGENSEAFKSSRYVTVQGISGTGSLRIGANFLQRFFKSSRDVYLPKPSWGNHTPIFRDAGLQLQAYRYYDPKTCSLDFSGAMDDISKIPEKSIILLHACAHNPTGVDPRQEQWKEIAALVKKRNLLVYFDMAYQGFASGDINRDAWAVRYFIEQGINLVLSQSYAKNMGLYGERAGAFTVICSDAEEAKRVESQLKILIRPMYSNPPLNGARIASIILNTPDLREEWLTEVKGMANRIISMRTQLVSNLKKEGSSHNWQHITDQIGMFCFTGLKPEQVERLIKEFSIYMTKDGRISVAGVTSGNVGYLAHAIHQVTK